From Micrococcus porci, one genomic window encodes:
- a CDS encoding 3-hydroxyacyl-CoA dehydrogenase NAD-binding domain-containing protein: protein MSHTPAPLDQFEHLSTIAPDEILTRATATDHALPDGAGTLALITLDNGQGPRRPATLGSASLLELARAVDEQAARASAGEIQALGITGVEGVFAAGADLALVASLPADAETGRALGRLGHAVYDRIDAFPVPTVALVNGTALGGGLELALACDRRVIAPEVKALGLPEVRLGLIPGWSGVWRAPHLVGPEAAVALLLTNPLDNGRMIGAADAVRLGLMDSLAEGDLLAAGLTAAADAVAGRTVQRTADVSDAAWDRALQAFGAAQSARPGRDLPARRHLEELFAGARTRTRAESAEAEADALADLIGSAEFRRTVYAFLGLVQGRAKRPAGDPGVEQAHTVHRVGVVGAGLMAGQLALLFATALRVPVVMTDLDQERVDRGLAYVRSQLERSVTKGRMKAEDAEAVAGLITGATDVSAHAEAEFVIEAVFEELEVKRTVFRQLEQVVSPTAILATNTSSLSVAGMAEVLEHPERLVGFHFFNPVAQMPLVEIVRVAETTDAAVATAFELARRLRKTAVLVNDAAAFVVNRVLLRMMGEIQNSFDQGTDAHTADHALDPLAFPMTPFTLAAMVGLPVAQHVSESLQAAFGAERFPVSENLQRLIEAKKTAIWAKDVKSPEEAGGATGETIPADTAALIEQGDTPQTADELRVRVEDALAEEIGLLLDEGVVAAPDDVDLCMILGAGWPLHLGGITPYLDDCGASERVRGARFHQA from the coding sequence ATGAGCCACACCCCGGCCCCCCTCGACCAGTTCGAGCACCTGAGCACCATCGCCCCGGATGAGATCCTCACGCGCGCGACAGCCACCGACCACGCGCTGCCTGACGGCGCCGGCACCCTCGCCCTCATCACACTGGACAACGGCCAGGGCCCACGCCGCCCCGCCACGCTGGGCTCGGCGTCGCTGCTGGAGCTGGCCCGCGCGGTGGACGAGCAGGCCGCTCGCGCCTCCGCCGGCGAGATCCAGGCCCTCGGCATCACGGGGGTCGAGGGCGTGTTCGCGGCCGGGGCGGACCTGGCCCTGGTGGCCTCCCTGCCGGCCGACGCCGAGACGGGCCGAGCGCTGGGCCGCCTGGGCCACGCCGTCTACGACCGCATCGACGCGTTCCCCGTCCCCACCGTCGCCCTCGTCAACGGCACCGCCCTCGGCGGCGGGCTCGAGCTGGCCCTGGCCTGCGACCGCCGCGTGATCGCCCCCGAGGTGAAGGCCCTCGGCCTCCCGGAGGTCCGCCTGGGCCTGATCCCCGGCTGGTCCGGCGTCTGGCGCGCGCCCCACCTGGTCGGCCCCGAGGCCGCCGTCGCCCTGCTGCTCACCAATCCCCTCGACAACGGGCGCATGATCGGCGCCGCCGACGCTGTGCGCCTGGGCCTGATGGACTCCCTCGCCGAGGGCGACCTCCTGGCCGCCGGGCTCACCGCGGCCGCGGACGCCGTCGCCGGCCGGACCGTGCAGCGCACCGCGGACGTCTCCGACGCCGCCTGGGACCGCGCCCTGCAGGCCTTCGGCGCCGCGCAGTCCGCCCGCCCCGGCCGTGACCTGCCGGCCCGCCGCCACCTCGAGGAGCTCTTCGCCGGCGCCCGCACGCGCACCCGCGCCGAGTCCGCCGAGGCGGAGGCCGACGCCCTCGCCGACCTGATCGGCTCCGCCGAGTTCCGCCGCACCGTGTACGCGTTCCTGGGGCTCGTCCAGGGCCGCGCCAAGCGACCTGCCGGGGACCCCGGCGTCGAGCAGGCGCACACCGTGCACCGCGTCGGCGTGGTCGGGGCCGGCCTGATGGCCGGCCAGCTCGCCCTGCTGTTCGCCACCGCCCTCCGCGTGCCCGTCGTCATGACGGACCTGGACCAGGAGCGCGTGGACCGCGGCCTGGCCTACGTCCGCTCCCAGCTGGAGCGCTCCGTGACCAAGGGCCGCATGAAGGCCGAGGACGCCGAGGCCGTCGCGGGCCTGATCACCGGCGCCACGGACGTCTCCGCGCACGCCGAGGCCGAGTTCGTGATCGAGGCCGTGTTCGAGGAGCTCGAGGTCAAGCGGACCGTGTTCCGCCAGCTCGAGCAGGTCGTCTCCCCCACCGCGATCCTCGCCACCAACACGTCGTCCCTGTCCGTGGCCGGCATGGCGGAGGTCCTGGAGCACCCCGAGCGCCTGGTCGGCTTCCACTTCTTCAACCCCGTGGCCCAGATGCCGCTCGTGGAGATCGTGCGCGTGGCAGAGACGACGGACGCCGCGGTGGCCACCGCGTTCGAGCTGGCCCGCCGTCTGCGCAAGACCGCCGTCCTGGTCAACGACGCCGCCGCGTTCGTGGTCAACCGCGTCCTGCTGCGCATGATGGGCGAGATCCAGAACTCCTTCGACCAGGGCACCGACGCGCACACCGCGGACCACGCCCTGGACCCGCTCGCGTTCCCGATGACCCCGTTCACCCTGGCGGCCATGGTCGGCCTGCCTGTCGCGCAGCATGTCTCCGAGTCGCTGCAGGCCGCGTTCGGGGCCGAGCGGTTCCCGGTCTCCGAGAACCTCCAGCGCCTGATCGAGGCGAAGAAGACCGCGATCTGGGCCAAGGACGTCAAGTCCCCCGAGGAGGCCGGCGGCGCCACCGGCGAGACCATCCCCGCCGACACCGCCGCGCTGATCGAGCAGGGCGACACCCCGCAGACCGCCGACGAGCTGCGCGTCCGCGTGGAGGACGCACTGGCCGAGGAGATCGGCCTGCTCCTGGACGAGGGCGTCGTCGCCGCCCCCGACGACGTGGACCTGTGCATGATCCTCGGCGCCGGCTGGCCCCTGCACCTGGGCGGCATCACCCCGTACCTGGACGACTGCGGGGCCTCCGAGCGCGTGCGCGGCGCCCGCTTCCACCAGGCCTGA
- the msrB gene encoding peptide-methionine (R)-S-oxide reductase MsrB, with protein MSQNHATVPSGADDAARPAALTDEEWARRLTPEEFHVLRRAGTERPYTGEYWDSRVQGVYACRACGVELFRSEEKFDSHCGWPSFFAPLAEDRVVYVKDATLGMERIEVRCAACGSHMGHVFAGEGYDTPTDLRYCINSISLRLTPADVAAIGTEADPAGDRA; from the coding sequence ATGAGCCAGAACCACGCCACCGTTCCTTCCGGCGCCGACGACGCCGCCCGCCCCGCCGCCCTCACCGACGAGGAGTGGGCGCGCCGCCTGACCCCGGAGGAGTTCCACGTGCTGCGCCGGGCCGGCACGGAGCGCCCCTACACCGGCGAGTACTGGGACTCCCGCGTGCAGGGCGTCTACGCGTGCCGCGCGTGCGGCGTCGAGCTGTTCCGCTCGGAGGAGAAGTTCGACTCGCACTGCGGCTGGCCCTCCTTCTTCGCCCCGCTGGCCGAGGACCGGGTGGTCTACGTCAAGGACGCCACGCTCGGCATGGAGCGCATCGAGGTGCGCTGCGCGGCGTGCGGGTCCCACATGGGCCACGTGTTCGCCGGCGAGGGGTACGACACCCCCACGGACCTGCGGTACTGCATCAACTCGATCTCGCTGCGCCTCACCCCCGCGGACGTCGCGGCGATCGGCACGGAGGCGGACCCCGCCGGGGACCGGGCGTGA
- a CDS encoding alpha/beta hydrolase family protein, translated as MACPRRHSPRLRARPDLRDALLGSLRGSAAVARPAARLAPAAASVAASAAFVLAGASAGLAGVFARTVVTPVRSRPEHTAVLAVLDTGDGMDVILPADEHTTVPGTYSLTFHGGEGCARIGAIRSYDPRDGTVQRVVEEVYSGDLRSAVRGRFTAFIWPGPAEAGLEAADVEVPVPGGAAPAWRIDPPPAEDGEERAGEGMWAVMVHGRGAVRNEGLRAVPTAARLGMTSLLVSYRNDGDAPDAEDARYGLGTTEWEDVEAAVRYALDHGARDVVLFGWSMGGAVVLQTADRSDLTSRVRGIVLTGPVVDWMDVLRHQARLNRIPEGIGLLGQWLLSNRAGRLVTGLAAPVDLKALDWVTRADHVRVPTLILHSEDDEYVPVGPSQDLAERNPALVRFVRFHQARHTREQNVDPVKWDRSVRGFLRAVLTAPRPGAVSPPGAPQAPSGSSPRRRSSGSSSASRPRNAR; from the coding sequence ATGGCCTGCCCCCGACGTCACAGCCCGCGCCTCCGGGCCCGCCCGGACCTCCGCGACGCGCTCCTCGGCTCACTCCGCGGCTCGGCCGCCGTGGCCCGCCCCGCGGCCCGGCTGGCCCCCGCCGCCGCGTCCGTCGCGGCGTCCGCGGCCTTCGTCCTGGCCGGCGCCTCCGCGGGGCTGGCCGGCGTGTTCGCCCGCACCGTGGTCACCCCGGTACGCTCGCGGCCCGAGCACACGGCCGTCCTCGCGGTCCTGGACACCGGGGACGGGATGGACGTCATCCTCCCGGCCGACGAGCACACCACCGTGCCCGGCACGTACTCGCTGACGTTCCACGGCGGGGAGGGGTGTGCCCGCATCGGCGCGATCCGCTCCTACGACCCCCGCGACGGGACCGTGCAGCGGGTCGTGGAGGAGGTCTACTCCGGGGACCTGCGCTCGGCCGTCCGGGGCCGGTTCACCGCGTTCATCTGGCCCGGTCCCGCCGAGGCCGGCCTCGAGGCCGCGGACGTGGAGGTCCCCGTCCCCGGCGGCGCCGCCCCCGCCTGGCGCATCGACCCCCCGCCGGCCGAGGACGGCGAGGAGCGGGCCGGCGAGGGGATGTGGGCCGTGATGGTGCACGGCCGCGGCGCCGTCCGCAACGAGGGCCTGCGCGCCGTGCCCACCGCCGCCCGCCTCGGCATGACCTCGCTGCTGGTGTCCTACCGCAACGACGGCGACGCCCCCGACGCCGAGGACGCCCGCTACGGGCTGGGCACCACCGAGTGGGAGGACGTGGAGGCCGCCGTCCGCTACGCCCTCGACCACGGCGCCCGCGACGTCGTCCTGTTCGGCTGGTCCATGGGCGGCGCCGTCGTCCTGCAGACCGCCGACCGGTCCGACCTCACCTCCCGCGTGCGGGGGATCGTGCTCACGGGGCCGGTCGTCGACTGGATGGACGTGCTCCGCCATCAGGCCCGCCTCAACCGCATCCCCGAGGGGATCGGCCTGCTCGGCCAGTGGCTGCTCTCCAACCGGGCCGGCCGCCTCGTCACCGGGCTCGCCGCCCCGGTGGACCTCAAGGCCCTGGACTGGGTGACGCGTGCCGACCACGTCCGCGTGCCCACCCTGATCCTGCACTCCGAGGACGACGAGTACGTGCCGGTCGGCCCCTCGCAGGACCTGGCGGAGCGCAACCCCGCGCTCGTGCGGTTCGTGCGCTTCCACCAGGCCCGCCACACACGCGAGCAGAACGTGGACCCCGTGAAGTGGGACCGCAGCGTCCGCGGGTTCCTCCGGGCGGTGCTCACGGCGCCGCGGCCGGGCGCCGTGAGCCCGCCCGGGGCGCCTCAGGCGCCCTCCGGCAGCAGCCCCCGACGCCGCAGCAGCGGCTCCAGCTCCGCGTCCCGTCCCCGGAACGCCCGGTAG
- a CDS encoding PLD nuclease N-terminal domain-containing protein — protein MEPWLGWTLSAVVGTIWVAGLVSLLRGPLDERRRLPWALAMVVLPVIGAGAWFWWRHRHYPARKAAEPGWDPNRRDPVVLPPARSGRAAPTAIGRPDPWAGHAPHPDRLPTRRYGAPED, from the coding sequence ATGGAGCCGTGGCTGGGCTGGACCCTGTCCGCCGTCGTCGGGACGATCTGGGTCGCCGGGCTGGTGTCCCTCCTGCGCGGTCCGCTGGACGAGCGCCGTCGTCTGCCGTGGGCGCTGGCCATGGTGGTCCTGCCCGTGATCGGCGCCGGCGCCTGGTTCTGGTGGCGGCACCGCCACTACCCGGCGCGCAAGGCGGCGGAGCCGGGCTGGGACCCGAATCGGCGGGACCCGGTGGTCCTGCCCCCGGCCCGGTCCGGGCGGGCGGCCCCCACCGCCATCGGCCGGCCCGACCCGTGGGCCGGGCACGCCCCGCACCCGGACCGGCTGCCCACCCGGCGCTACGGCGCGCCGGAGGACTGA
- a CDS encoding threonine aldolase family protein, whose translation MSAARPAGLRAFASDNYAGVHPDVWAAMADADADHAVSYGEDPTSAALQEKVREVFGERAFAVPVFTGTAANVLALQALTPPWGSVVTAASSHLIHDEGGAPERLGRTPLVPVPTPDGRLTGELAAAHVRRDGFVHASQPAVVEIAQATELGTVYSAAQVREVADAAHAAGAALYMDGARLSNAAAALDLPLRAFTTDAGVDVVSYGGTKNGGLGAEAVIVLNPEAVVAARMVGPADVPGGDAADARDRARAALGYLRKQDMQLASKHRYLAAQLLALLTDDLGIALAAQANRMARVLADAVAGLDDVELARAPEANAVFARLDPDVAAEVRLRHPFYDWDAAAHEVRWMTSWDTTDADVESFVDALAAALRARRPR comes from the coding sequence GTGAGCGCAGCCCGCCCCGCGGGGCTGCGGGCGTTCGCCTCGGACAACTACGCGGGCGTGCACCCGGACGTGTGGGCCGCGATGGCCGACGCGGACGCGGATCACGCCGTGTCCTACGGCGAGGACCCCACCAGCGCCGCCCTGCAGGAGAAGGTGCGGGAGGTGTTCGGCGAGCGGGCGTTCGCCGTGCCCGTGTTCACCGGGACGGCCGCGAACGTCCTCGCCCTCCAGGCGCTGACCCCGCCGTGGGGCTCCGTGGTCACCGCCGCCTCCTCCCACCTCATCCACGACGAGGGCGGCGCGCCCGAGCGCCTGGGTCGGACCCCGCTCGTCCCCGTGCCGACCCCGGACGGTCGGCTCACCGGAGAGCTCGCGGCGGCCCACGTGCGCCGGGACGGCTTCGTGCACGCCAGCCAGCCCGCCGTCGTCGAGATCGCGCAGGCCACGGAGCTCGGCACGGTGTACTCCGCCGCCCAGGTGCGGGAGGTGGCCGACGCCGCGCACGCCGCCGGTGCCGCGCTCTACATGGACGGGGCGCGCCTGTCCAACGCCGCCGCAGCGCTCGACCTGCCGCTGCGCGCGTTCACCACCGACGCCGGGGTGGACGTCGTCTCCTATGGCGGCACGAAGAACGGAGGCCTCGGGGCGGAGGCCGTGATCGTGCTGAATCCGGAGGCCGTCGTCGCGGCACGGATGGTCGGGCCCGCCGACGTGCCGGGCGGGGACGCCGCCGACGCGCGGGACCGGGCCCGCGCCGCCCTCGGCTACCTGCGCAAGCAGGACATGCAGCTGGCATCCAAGCACCGCTACCTCGCGGCCCAGCTGCTGGCGCTGCTCACGGACGACCTCGGCATCGCCCTGGCCGCACAGGCCAACCGCATGGCCCGCGTGCTCGCCGACGCGGTCGCCGGGCTGGACGACGTCGAGCTCGCCCGCGCCCCGGAGGCCAACGCGGTGTTCGCCCGGCTGGACCCGGATGTCGCCGCCGAGGTCCGCCTCCGCCACCCGTTCTACGACTGGGACGCGGCCGCCCACGAGGTGCGCTGGATGACCTCCTGGGACACGACGGACGCGGACGTCGAGTCGTTCGTGGATGCCCTCGCCGCCGCCCTCCGGGCGCGTCGCCCCCGGTGA
- a CDS encoding aldo/keto reductase translates to MRTVRLGRSGLTVSVVGLGCNNLGRPGTATMEQEGTDAVVHAALDAGITLFDVADVYGARPGLSEERLGRALGSRRDEVVLATKFGMDMGGAAGADGGARGSRRYIVRAVEDSLRRLGTDWIDLYQFHTPDPATPIEETLRALDDLVRSGKVRYIGHSNRTGWQIAQAEHAAREIGVERFVSAQNHYNLLDRRAELEVLPASAEYGLGVLPYFPLANGLLTGKYSDGTAPAGSRLSHVRQHMVEEADRGQLAAFGAFARERGITEVQAAIGWLAAQRPVASVIAGATRPGQIAENARAADWEATPADLAELDALFPAPPPVALF, encoded by the coding sequence GTGCGCACCGTCCGCCTGGGCCGCTCCGGCCTGACCGTCTCCGTGGTCGGCCTCGGCTGCAACAACCTCGGCCGCCCCGGGACCGCCACCATGGAGCAGGAGGGCACCGACGCCGTCGTGCACGCCGCGCTCGACGCGGGGATCACGCTCTTCGACGTCGCGGACGTCTACGGCGCCCGCCCCGGCCTCTCCGAGGAGCGTCTCGGCCGCGCCCTGGGATCGCGCCGCGACGAGGTCGTCCTCGCCACGAAGTTCGGCATGGACATGGGGGGCGCGGCCGGCGCTGACGGCGGCGCGCGCGGCTCCCGCCGGTACATCGTGCGCGCGGTGGAGGACTCGCTGCGCCGGCTGGGCACGGACTGGATCGACCTGTACCAGTTCCACACCCCCGATCCGGCGACGCCGATCGAGGAGACCCTGCGCGCCCTGGACGACCTCGTCCGCTCCGGCAAGGTCCGCTACATCGGCCATTCGAACCGCACAGGCTGGCAGATCGCCCAGGCCGAGCACGCGGCTCGGGAGATCGGCGTCGAGCGGTTCGTCTCGGCGCAGAACCACTACAACCTGCTGGACCGCCGCGCCGAGCTCGAGGTGCTGCCCGCCTCCGCCGAGTACGGGCTCGGCGTCCTGCCCTACTTCCCGCTGGCCAACGGCCTGCTCACCGGCAAGTACTCCGACGGGACGGCCCCCGCGGGTTCGCGCCTGTCCCACGTGCGGCAGCACATGGTGGAGGAGGCCGACCGGGGCCAGCTGGCCGCGTTCGGCGCGTTCGCCCGGGAGCGGGGGATCACCGAGGTCCAGGCCGCCATCGGGTGGCTCGCCGCCCAGCGACCGGTCGCCTCGGTGATCGCCGGGGCCACCCGGCCCGGGCAGATCGCCGAGAACGCCCGCGCCGCCGACTGGGAGGCCACCCCCGCGGACCTCGCCGAGCTCGACGCGCTCTTCCCCGCCCCGCCCCCCGTGGCCCTGTTCTGA
- a CDS encoding Rieske (2Fe-2S) protein has translation MTSQDPAPHTSASPCCSGCSAEPAGSSRRSVLGAGSLVALAGAGSVVLSGCTQQLKDEAAAGDHHVGSETTDAMALAELPVGGTTSVQVQGRTLLLHRADESTVTAFSNVCTHQGCLVQVVDRPEGTAYACPCHGSNFDVATGEPFGGPAKAPLTDYQAAIEGDRIVVKL, from the coding sequence ATGACCTCGCAGGATCCCGCCCCGCACACCTCCGCCTCGCCGTGCTGCTCCGGCTGCTCCGCCGAGCCCGCCGGCTCCTCCCGCCGCTCCGTCCTCGGCGCCGGCTCGCTCGTCGCCCTCGCCGGCGCGGGCTCCGTGGTCCTGTCCGGCTGCACCCAGCAGCTCAAGGACGAGGCGGCCGCCGGAGACCACCACGTGGGCTCCGAGACCACGGACGCCATGGCCCTGGCCGAGCTCCCCGTGGGCGGCACGACGTCCGTGCAGGTCCAGGGCCGCACCCTGCTGCTCCACCGCGCGGACGAGTCCACCGTCACCGCGTTCTCCAACGTCTGCACCCACCAGGGCTGCCTGGTCCAGGTGGTCGACCGCCCCGAGGGCACCGCCTACGCGTGCCCGTGCCACGGATCCAACTTCGACGTCGCCACGGGCGAGCCCTTCGGCGGCCCCGCCAAGGCGCCCCTGACCGACTACCAGGCCGCCATCGAGGGCGATCGGATCGTCGTCAAGCTCTGA
- a CDS encoding HRDC domain-containing protein, whose translation MTSPTSPAVATSPDPSDRPGGEQAAPTLVAEPAGGVPVVTDTPAGLAACAAALAAGTGPVAVDAERASGIRYGQRAFLVQLKRAGAGIWLVDPEAFEDLAPLDEALRGVEWVLHAASQDLPCLADCGMRPDLLFDTELAARLAGLPRVGLAAVLESQLGLTLAKEHSMADWSTRPLPVDWLNYAALDVELLVELRDALAVLLEEQGKLAWAEQEFEHVRTTPPAAPRQDPWRRTSGMAALKRPVQLAVLRRLWQAREDLAQHRDLAPGRLLPDSALVAAASTLPRTVPELRATRGFHGRSAAREAPRWITAIRAGIEDAAAGQAPPRHGPGSDAPPPPRAWRDRDPLADRRLTTAKPRIARAAEALGMPPENLLTPDTLRRVCWTPPETITPETVAAALAERGARPWQVEQTSAIITVALLDPDPARDR comes from the coding sequence ATGACCTCCCCCACCTCCCCCGCCGTCGCGACCTCCCCGGACCCCTCGGACCGTCCCGGCGGGGAACAGGCGGCGCCCACGCTCGTCGCCGAGCCGGCCGGCGGGGTGCCCGTGGTCACGGACACCCCGGCAGGCCTCGCCGCCTGCGCCGCCGCGCTCGCCGCCGGCACCGGCCCGGTGGCGGTCGACGCCGAGCGCGCCTCCGGCATCCGGTACGGCCAGCGGGCTTTCCTGGTGCAGCTCAAGCGTGCGGGCGCGGGCATCTGGCTGGTGGATCCCGAGGCGTTCGAGGACCTGGCCCCGCTGGACGAAGCCCTGCGCGGCGTGGAGTGGGTGCTCCACGCGGCCAGCCAGGACCTGCCGTGCCTGGCCGACTGCGGCATGCGCCCCGACCTGCTGTTCGACACGGAGCTCGCCGCGCGCCTGGCGGGACTGCCGCGCGTCGGGCTGGCCGCCGTGCTGGAGTCCCAGCTCGGCCTGACCTTGGCCAAGGAGCACTCGATGGCGGACTGGTCCACCCGTCCGCTGCCCGTCGACTGGCTGAACTACGCGGCCCTCGACGTCGAGCTGCTCGTGGAGCTGCGCGACGCCCTGGCCGTGCTCCTCGAGGAGCAGGGCAAGCTCGCCTGGGCCGAGCAGGAGTTCGAACACGTGCGCACCACCCCGCCCGCGGCGCCGCGACAGGACCCGTGGCGCCGCACGTCAGGGATGGCGGCCCTGAAGCGCCCCGTCCAGCTGGCCGTGCTGCGCCGTCTCTGGCAGGCGCGCGAGGACCTCGCCCAGCACCGGGACCTGGCCCCGGGCCGGCTCCTGCCCGACTCGGCGTTGGTGGCCGCCGCCTCCACCCTCCCGCGGACGGTGCCCGAGCTGCGCGCCACCCGCGGCTTCCACGGCCGCTCCGCCGCCCGCGAGGCACCGCGCTGGATCACCGCCATCCGGGCGGGGATCGAGGACGCCGCCGCCGGGCAGGCCCCGCCCAGGCACGGCCCGGGCTCCGACGCCCCGCCGCCGCCCCGCGCGTGGCGGGACCGCGACCCCCTCGCGGACCGCCGGCTGACCACCGCCAAGCCCCGGATCGCGCGCGCCGCGGAGGCCCTGGGCATGCCCCCGGAGAACCTGCTCACCCCGGACACCCTGCGCCGGGTCTGCTGGACGCCGCCCGAGACCATCACGCCCGAGACCGTGGCCGCCGCCCTCGCCGAGCGCGGTGCCCGGCCCTGGCAGGTGGAGCAGACCTCTGCGATCATCACCGTCGCCCTGCTGGACCCGGACCCCGCCCGAGACCGCTGA
- a CDS encoding DUF3000 domain-containing protein, producing the protein MTESGPRAPAPAAGGASGAFADALADLRAAHPRPEVRLRPIPDPPGLAPFAVTLAADVLDPHGAEADPLATGRFVLLHDPAGSPVWRGDFRVVTYIRASLEPDVATDHLAGAVAWDWLAEALERRHAAHTEAGGTATRQLAEHFGTLALEPGWTDIELRASWTPGPRDLGAHLEAWSDMICAFAGLPPLADDDVPAAVPLRP; encoded by the coding sequence ATGACCGAGTCGGGACCCCGGGCGCCGGCCCCCGCCGCCGGAGGCGCCTCCGGCGCGTTCGCGGACGCGCTCGCGGACCTGCGCGCGGCCCACCCCCGGCCTGAGGTGCGCCTGCGTCCGATCCCCGACCCTCCCGGCCTCGCCCCGTTCGCGGTGACCCTGGCCGCCGACGTCCTGGACCCCCACGGCGCGGAGGCCGACCCCCTGGCGACGGGGCGGTTCGTGCTCCTCCACGACCCGGCCGGCTCCCCCGTGTGGCGGGGCGACTTCCGGGTGGTCACCTACATCCGGGCGAGCCTCGAGCCGGACGTCGCCACCGACCATCTGGCCGGTGCCGTCGCCTGGGACTGGCTCGCCGAGGCCCTCGAACGGCGCCACGCCGCGCACACGGAGGCCGGCGGCACCGCCACCCGGCAGCTCGCCGAGCACTTCGGCACGCTCGCACTGGAGCCCGGCTGGACGGACATCGAGCTGCGCGCCTCGTGGACCCCCGGCCCCCGCGACCTCGGCGCCCACCTCGAGGCGTGGTCGGACATGATCTGCGCCTTCGCCGGCCTGCCCCCGCTCGCCGACGACGACGTCCCCGCCGCCGTCCCGCTCCGCCCCTGA